A single region of the Candidatus Methylomirabilota bacterium genome encodes:
- the mazG gene encoding nucleoside triphosphate pyrophosphohydrolase, which produces MGDAAGTRFVSLLALMARLRGEGGCPWDREQTRASLKPYLIEEAYEVVQAIEEESRDHLVEELGDLLFQVVFHSQLGAEAGEFTMDDVIAELCAKMIRRHPHVFGDSVVADAEAALVQWERIKRDEAGDSPRPGSSLDGVPPSLPALLRAQRLQGKASSVGFDWSRWQDAWAKVEEEMGELREAMGRDDAVRVEDEFGDVLFSMVNVARLRGMNAEDCLRRATEKFTRRFGKVEAEMKAGGRTVTEASAEDLDRAWEAVKAREGSRP; this is translated from the coding sequence ATGGGTGACGCCGCCGGCACGCGTTTCGTTTCCCTCCTCGCACTGATGGCTCGTCTCCGGGGCGAAGGTGGCTGTCCGTGGGACCGCGAGCAAACCCGTGCCTCGCTCAAGCCCTACCTCATAGAGGAAGCCTACGAGGTGGTCCAGGCCATCGAGGAGGAGTCGCGCGACCATCTGGTCGAAGAGCTCGGCGACCTCCTCTTCCAGGTCGTGTTTCACAGCCAGCTGGGCGCAGAGGCGGGTGAATTCACGATGGACGACGTGATCGCGGAGCTGTGCGCCAAGATGATCCGGCGCCACCCCCACGTCTTCGGGGACTCGGTGGTCGCAGACGCGGAGGCTGCTCTGGTGCAATGGGAGCGCATCAAACGCGATGAAGCCGGCGACAGTCCGCGCCCGGGGTCAAGCCTCGATGGCGTACCGCCTTCGCTTCCCGCGCTGCTCCGAGCGCAGCGGCTGCAAGGCAAGGCATCGAGCGTCGGCTTCGACTGGTCGCGCTGGCAAGATGCATGGGCCAAGGTCGAGGAAGAGATGGGCGAGCTGCGCGAAGCGATGGGCCGGGACGACGCCGTGCGCGTCGAGGACGAATTCGGCGACGTGTTGTTCTCGATGGTCAACGTGGCACGCCTGCGAGGCATGAATGCAGAGGATTGCCTGCGGCGGGCGACCGAGAAGTTCACCCGACGATTCGGGAAAGTGGAGGCGGAGATGAAGGCCGGGGGCCGGACGGTCACGGAGGCATCCGCGGAGGATTTGGATCGGGCGTGGGAAGCCGTCAAGGCGCGGGAAGGCTCACGGCCATGA
- a CDS encoding macro domain-containing protein — protein sequence MKCKIGKTTVVVERGDITDAEVDAVVNAANAELWMGTGVAGALKRKGGFVIEEDALRQGPIEIGEAVLTVAGNLPATHIIHAVTMGKDLKTDPDKITAATRASLAIAEKHKLSSLAFPALGSGAGGVPAAQCADAMMATVVDHVKKGNSSLEKVLFVLYEDQAQKAFSEVLKRLGGIR from the coding sequence ATGAAGTGCAAGATCGGTAAGACGACGGTCGTGGTGGAGCGCGGAGACATCACCGACGCCGAGGTCGACGCCGTGGTGAACGCCGCCAATGCCGAGCTGTGGATGGGCACCGGGGTCGCCGGGGCCCTGAAGCGCAAAGGGGGCTTCGTCATCGAGGAAGACGCCCTGCGGCAGGGGCCTATCGAGATCGGCGAAGCGGTGCTGACCGTGGCGGGAAACTTGCCGGCGACCCACATCATCCATGCCGTCACCATGGGAAAAGACCTCAAGACCGATCCGGACAAGATCACTGCCGCCACGCGCGCCAGCCTGGCGATCGCCGAGAAGCACAAGCTTTCGTCACTCGCATTTCCCGCCTTGGGCAGTGGCGCGGGGGGGGTACCCGCCGCCCAGTGTGCCGATGCCATGATGGCCACCGTGGTCGATCACGTGAAGAAGGGCAATTCGAGCCTCGAGAAGGTGCTGTTCGTCCTCTATGAGGACCAGGCCCAGAAGGCTTTCAGCGAAGTCCTGAAGCGCCTGGGGGGCATCCGCTAG
- a CDS encoding type IV pilus twitching motility protein PilT — MAATMHDLLTLMIERGASDLHITTGTHPQIRLHGKLTALSQFEMLTPTDTQRLAYSVLNEGQKQKFEEENELDLSFGIQGLARFRCNVYRQRGAVACAIRVIPVKIRGFDELGLPAIVEQMADRPKGLILVTGPTGSGKSTTLAAMVDKVNSERAEHIITIEDPIEFVHQHKKCMVNQREVFSDTHSFKNALKSILREDPDVVLVGEMRDLETISAALTIAETGHLTLGTLHTNSCAQTINRIIDVFPTSQQAQVRAQLSLVLEGVLSQQLIPTADGRGRAMSLEIMVATPAIRNLIREEKIHQIYSAMQAGQKFGMQTMNQSLAELVQKRRISREEALNRSTLPEELAGLLGSAGVASGAPAAAAGAGSSPFGRR; from the coding sequence ATGGCCGCGACGATGCACGACCTGCTGACCTTGATGATCGAACGTGGGGCCTCCGACCTGCACATCACCACCGGGACGCATCCGCAGATCCGGCTGCACGGCAAGCTCACGGCGCTCTCTCAGTTCGAGATGCTGACGCCGACGGACACGCAGCGCCTGGCGTACAGCGTGCTGAATGAAGGTCAGAAGCAAAAGTTCGAGGAAGAGAACGAGCTGGACCTCTCGTTCGGCATTCAGGGATTGGCCCGCTTCCGGTGCAACGTGTATCGGCAACGAGGGGCAGTCGCGTGCGCGATTCGCGTCATCCCCGTCAAGATTCGCGGCTTCGACGAGCTGGGGCTGCCCGCCATCGTGGAGCAAATGGCCGATCGCCCGAAGGGGTTGATCCTCGTGACCGGCCCGACCGGCTCCGGCAAGTCGACCACTCTGGCCGCGATGGTCGACAAGGTCAACTCCGAGCGGGCGGAGCACATCATCACGATCGAGGATCCCATCGAGTTCGTCCATCAGCACAAGAAGTGCATGGTGAACCAGCGCGAGGTATTCTCGGACACCCACTCGTTCAAGAACGCGCTGAAGTCCATCCTTCGAGAGGATCCGGACGTGGTGCTGGTCGGTGAGATGCGCGATCTCGAGACGATCTCGGCGGCGCTGACCATCGCGGAGACCGGTCACCTGACCCTGGGCACGCTGCATACGAACTCCTGCGCCCAGACCATCAACCGGATCATCGACGTGTTCCCCACGAGCCAGCAGGCTCAGGTACGGGCGCAGCTCTCGCTGGTCCTGGAAGGGGTGCTCTCTCAGCAGCTGATTCCAACCGCGGACGGGCGCGGTCGAGCCATGTCGCTCGAGATCATGGTCGCGACGCCGGCCATCCGGAACCTCATCCGCGAGGAGAAGATCCATCAGATCTATTCCGCGATGCAGGCTGGGCAGAAGTTCGGCATGCAGACCATGAATCAGTCGCTCGCCGAGCTCGTACAGAAGCGCCGCATCTCCCGAGAAGAGGCGCTGAACCGCAGCACGCTGCCCGAGGAGCTGGCGGGTCTGCTCGGTTCCGCGGGGGTGGCGTCCGGGGCGCCGGCCGCCGCGGCGGGCGCCGGCAGCTCTCCATTCGGCAGACGGTAG